The Agromyces sp. G08B096 DNA window CACCTCGCCGAGCTCGCCGGCGGAGGTCGCGTGCGTGCCGCCGCAGGGGATCGAGGCCGGGCCGTCGGGCAGCTCGGCGACCCAGCGGCGCCGGTCGGTGAGCCCGTCGCCGTCCCGCTCGACGCGTACGGCACCGCCGTCTGCGACCCATTCGGCGAGCGTCGCGTTCACGGAGGCGGCGAGCCCGTCGAGCGCGTCGGGCGACTCGAGGCTCGCCGTGTCGAAACCGGCACGGCGCAGGGACTTGTTCAGGCGGTACCGGTCGACGGAGCCGCCGGGCCCGATGCGGGAGGACTGGATGGCCGTGCCGTCGAAGTCCGGCGCGCCGAGGGCGTCGGGCCGAGGCGTCTTGCTCCATCGATCGGCGAGCGCCTGGTTCAGGGCGAGGGAGGCGAGGTGGCAGGCCGTGTGGCCGATGGAGAGGGCCCGGCGGTAGGAGGCATCCGCTTCGAGCTCGACCGCGTCGCCGATCTCGACCGCCGCACCATCCTCGACGACGTGCGCGACGAGGAAGCTCCACCCCTCGGTGCCCTTCCGCACGGGGATGTCGGCGCCGACGTGCAGCGCTGTGCCGTCGGTGGCGGCGAGCACGGCGTCGACGATGGGCAGCTCGAGGCCGCGGACGCGGAGCACACCTCGGTCGGCGGGCTGGTCGGGCCAGCCCGCGTCGACGGGATGGATGCTCGTCGCATCGGTGAACACGGCACGGCGGCCGTCGCCGAGATCGGCGACGTGCACGACCACGGCCTGCGAGACGAGCTCGCCGGCCGGGTAGGTGACGCGCGTGTCGGCGGTGGGCAGCGCCACCGTCAGGCGCCCTGGCCGCGGCCGAGGAAGCTGATCGGGATGGCCATCGCGAGGGCGATGCAGAGGATGCCGGCGACGAAGACGATCGCCTCGAACCCGGCGACGTGCGTGGCCGTGCCCATGAGCCACATCCCGAAGAGGAAGATGCCCATGGCGATGATGAACAGGATGCCGTTCACGGTGACCTCCAGCAGCGCGAGTTGCGCCTGACCCGGTGCGGCGGCGCGATCCGCCGCCAGTCTACCGACCGGCGGGATCGGCGCGACCGGCGGGAGCAGACCGAGGCGAGCCGACGGTCGCCGACTCAGCCGCCCGACTCAGCCGCCGACCGGCCCGATCCACGCCGTCGCGACGGTCGAGTGCGCCGACTCGTCGTCCGACGGGTGGAAGATGCCCGCGAGCACATCTCGGTAGAGCCGGCCGAGCTCGTTGCCGGCGAAGTACGACGAGCCGCCCGCCACCCGCACCGCCTGGTCGACGACGTGCTTCGCGGTCTCCGTCGCCCGCACCTTCGCGCCGGCGAGCTTGGCGAACCAGAACCGTCCGTGGTCGGCGAGCGCGTCGACGTCGCGGGCGAGCGAGGTGAGCTGCGGCTCGATGCCGTCGTACGCGAGGGCGGCATCCGCGATGCGCCAGCGGATGTCGGGATCGTCGGCGAGGGGACGACCGTCATGCTTCATGGAGGTGCGGCGACGCGCCGCGGCGATCGAGAGTTCGAGCGCGCGCCCGCCGATGCCGGTGTAGACGGCTGCGAGCAGGAGCTCGAAGCAGGCGAAGATGCCGAAGATGAGCGGGTCGGCGTTGGGACCCGGGTCGAGCCGGCGCACGATCCGATCGGGTGCGGCGAACGCGCCGTCGAGCACCGTCGTGCGGCTCTGGCTCGCCCGCATGCCCATGGTGTTCCAGTCGTCGAGCACCCGCACGTCGGGGTCCTCGCGGTCGATGAAGCCGTACACGAGCTTCGGCGCGTCCTCCGACGCGGTGTCGAGACCCATCGTGCCGAGCCTGGTCCAGGCGGGCGAGAGGGAGGTGAAGACCTTCCGGCCCGTGTACCGGTAGCCGCCGCCCGCCTGCGGCTCGGCGACGGTGCGCGAGCCGAAGAGCATGAGGTCGTTGCCGGCTTCGCTGATACCGAAGCCGAAGACCTCGCCGGCCGCCGCCTCGCGCTGCAGCCACTCGAGCCCGTCGTCGCCTCGATCGCGCAGCACCTTCGCGACCCCCGTCCAGACGAGGTGCATGTTCACCGCGAGGGCCGTCGCCGGGGCGGCTCCAGCGAGCCGGATCTGGGCGCGCACCGCGTCCTCCAACGACCAGCCGAGCCCGCCGAGGTCGGCGGGCACGAGGCCGCGGAGGTAGCCCGCCTCGCGGAGCTCCGCGAGGTCCTCGTCGAAGAAGGCGTTGCGTTCGTCGTACCCGGCCGCCCGTTCGCGGATCCGGTCGATGAGGTCGTCCGTGAGCAGCTGTTCGGGAGTCACGGCGCCAGCCTACGCCCCGGCGTCCTCCCGGTGCGGCGCCGGGCGGGCCTCGTCGCCGCCGGAGGCGCCCGAGGCGTTCGGCGTCGCACCTTCGCGCCGCTGGCGTCGGGCGCCTCGGGTGGCGAGGAGCACGACGACGAGCACGACGGCGGCGATCACCGCCGCGGCGAGGAGCCAGGGCAGGAGCACGCCGAGCACGACCGCGAGGCCGGCGAAGAACCCGGTGAGCGCCTCCCAGCCCGCGACCACGCCGTCCCAGAAGGTGTCGGGCTTCGGGTCGGGAGCGGCCTGCTCGGTCACGAGATCGACCGACAACGTCGAGTATTCGACCTGGTCGACGAGGAGGGCGCGCTGCTGGGTCAGGCTGTCGAGCTCGGCCTGCCGGGTCGTCAGCTCGGATTCGATGGCGATGAGGTCGGTCGTCGTGGTGGCCTGCGCGAGGAGCTCGGTGAGCCGGTCGACGGAGGTCGTGAGCGCCTCGATGCGGGCGTCGAGGTCCTGCCGCTGCTGAGTGACGTCTGAGGCGTTCATCGAGACCTGCGTCACGGTGCCGAGCTCGCGAAGCGCATCGACCACGCCGTCGAGGTCCTCGGCCGGGACGCGCAGCACCAGCTGGGCGTTTGCGGGCTGCACGTCGGTGCCCGGCGTCTCGGTGCGGCTGTCGATGCGACCGCCCGCCTCCGTCGCGAGGTCCGCGGCGTCGTCCGCGGTGGCGATCGGGTCGTCGACGGTGATGGAGACCCAGGCCGTCGTGATGACACTGCGGTCGGCGTCGGATGCCTCGGCCGTGAGCTCGCGCGCGCCGTCGGCGGTGCCGCCTGCCGAATCCTCCGGCAGCATCTCGACCGGAAGATCGGGCTGGGCCGGGGCCGGCTCCACACTGACCGTCGAGGCATCCTGGCCGCCGGCAGTGCATCCCGCGAGGAGCAGGGCGGCGAGGCCGGCGACGATGGCGGCCGAGCGGATTCGAGGCGTCGTGGCGGAGCGCATGCGCTCAGGGTAGCGGCCGGCTCGAGGGCCGTGTCTGGACGCCCGCTGGCAGTCCGGTCACGATCGGATTGCTGTTCGCTGGGAGTCGTCGGGCGGCCCCAACGAACGTCCGCCGTCGCGCGTTCGCGCGGCGACTCAGTCGTCGTCGGGATCACGCCCGGTGCGTTCGCCGGACTCGAGCGCGCCGATCGCCGCGAGGTCGTCGCCATCGAGCGCGAACCCGAACACGTCGAGGTTCTCGCGGATCCGCTCGGGCGTCGACGCCTTCGGGATGACCACATTGCCGAGCTGCACGTGCCAGCGGAGCACGACCTGTGCGGGCGTTCGCGCGTGCTTCGCGGCGATCCGGGCGAGCACCGGGTCGTCGAGCACCCGGCCCCGGGCGAGCGGTGACCAGGCCTCGGTGCGGATGCCCCTCGTATCGTGGAAGCGCCGCAGCTCAGCCTGGGGAAGCCACGGGTGCAGCTCGACCTGGTTCAGCACCGGAGCGACGCCGGTCTCGTCGATGAGGCGTTCGAGGTGGTGCGCGTGGAAGTTCGCCACGCCGATGGATCGGACCCGGCCCTCTTCCTGGAGTCGCACGAGGGCGCGCCAGGTGTCGACGTAGCGGTCGGTCGAGGGCACGGGCCAGTGGATGAGGTAGAGGTCGAGCAGGTCGAGTCCGAGCCGAGCTATCGAGGCGTCGAAGGCGCGGAGGGTCGAGTCGTAGCCGTTGTCGTCCTTCCACACCTTGCTCGTGACGACGAGCTCCTCGCGCGCGACGGGCGCATCGCGGACCGCCTCGCCGACCTCGCGCTCGTTGCCGTAGAACGCCGCGGTGTCGAGGTGCCGGTACCCGGCGTCGATCGCGGCGAGGCTCAGCCGGCGCGCATCTCCGGGCGGCACCTTGTACAGCCCGTAGCCGAGCTGGGGGATCGACGCGCCATCGGCCAGCGTCAGGCGGGGGGCGGGGGTGAGCGGCATGGGGGCTCCTTCGCGGATGCGTCTCAGCTGGGGGTGAGCGGCACCGGCTCGGTGTCGGGGATCGGGCTCGCGTCGCGGCCGCGGAGGTCGGGATGCCACGGCCGGCCGATGGACGCCGCCACGACGCCGAGGAGCGCCAGGCCCGTCGCGGCGATGAATGCGCCCTGCGCGCCGTACCCGTCGATGAGGAACCCGGCGAGCGCCGAGCCGAGCGCGGCGCCGATGAGCTGCCCGGTGCCGACCCAGCCGTACGCCTCCGCGGTGTCGCTGAACTTCACGCTGGCCGACACGATCGCGAAGAGCACCGCGAGGGCCGGGGCGATGCCGATGCCGGCGATGAGAAGGGTGAGGGACAGCCACCAGAAATCCATCACGAACGCGGCGAGCGCGGTACCGGCGAAGACGATGAGCATCCGGCGCGCGGTCGACCAGGGACTGATGGGCACGTGGCCGAGGAACAGACCGCCGGCGAGGCTGCCGATCGAGAAGATCGCGAGGACGAGGCCCGCCTCCGCTCCTCCGTGCCCGAAGACCGCGACGACGCCGGCCTCGATCGCGGCGCACGCGCCGATGAGGAGGAACCCGACCACGGTCGCGAGCAGCACCGCCGGGCGCGCGAGCACGACGCCGAAGCGGCGCTTCGAGCGCGGGATGCGCACGCGGCCGAGCTCGGGCGACGTGATGAACCAGATGCCGCCGCCCACCATCATCACGGCGGCGAGCAGGATGCCCCAGACCGTGCCGATCTGGGTGGAGACGAACGTCGTGACGACGGGGCCGACGACCCAGATGATCTCCTGCGCCGAGGCGTCGAGGGAGAAGAGGGGAGTGAGCTGACGCGAGTTCACCATCTTCGGGTAGATGGTGCGGACGGCCGGCTGCACCGGCGGGGTCGACAGGCCGCAGACCAGGCCGATCGCCATATAGAGCGGAACCGTGAGCGGCAGCACGCCGATGGCGACGACGGAGCCCGCGCAGACGATGAGCGTGATGATGAGCACGGGCCGCATGCCGAACCGGCCCATGAGCCGGCTGGTGAGCGGCCCCGCGACCGCCTGGCCGATCGAGGTGGCTGCGAGCACGAGGCCCGCGGACCCGTAGGAGCCCGTCTGCTGCTCGACGTGCAGCAGGAACGCGAGCGAGAGCATGCCGCCGGGGAATCGGGCGGTGAGCTGCGCGGCGATGATGCGCGCGACGCCCGGCGTCTTCAGCAGTTCCGAGTAGCTCCCCACAGTCATCCCAGCCTAGCGACGAGCGGCGACGCCGCCCGACGCGCCGCCAGCGCGGTCGGCGGGAGCGGCCCTCGGATTGGGGGTGGTCGCGCGTTCGTATTATGCTCGCCCGGGCGACGGAGCCGAGAGCGATCACGCTCGTCGTCGCCCAGTCCCATCGACGACAGAGGAACCACCCGTGCACACACCCCGCCTGCTGATCCCGGCCGCGCTCGCGGCGACCACCGCGCTGCTGTTCACCGGTTGCGTCGACAACACCGGCGGAGCCGCTCCCGAGTCGGACGCGCCCGCCTCGACGATCGAGGTCGACGGGGCCGCCGCGGCGCTCCTGCCCGACGAGATCAAGGAGGCCGGCGTCCTCGTCGTCGGCACCGACGCGGCCTACCCGCCGAACGAGTACAAGGACGCCGACGGCAACCCGATCGGCTGGGACGTGGATCTCGTCGACGCGCTCGGCGCGAAGCTCGGCCTCGAGGTGCAGTACGAGATCGCGAGCTTCGACAAGATCATCCCGTCGATCACGGGCGGCACGATGGACCTCGGCATGTCGAGCTTCACCGACAACGCCGAGCGCCAGAAGCAGGTCGACTTCGTCGACTACTACGAGGCCGGCATCCTCTGGGCCGCGCCCGCAGGCGAGACCGTCGACCCGGATGACGCGTGCGGCCTGAAGGTGGCGGTGCAGGCCACCACGTACGAGCACACCGACGAGCTCCCGGCGAAGAACCAGGCCTGCCTCGACGCGGGCAAGCCGGCCATCGACATCGTGCCCTTCGACACGCAGGATGCCGCCGCGAACGCGGTCGTGCTCGGTCAGGCCGACGCGATGAGCGCCGACTCGCCCGTGACGCTCTACGCGATCTCGCAGACCGACGGCAAGCTCGAGGCCGCCGGCGAGATCTTCGACTCGGCCCCGTACGGCTTCCCGGTGCAGAAGGGCTCGGAGCTCGCGGCCGCGGTGCAGGCGGCGATGCAGTCGCTCGTCGACGACGGGACCTACGAGGAGATCCTGGCCGAGTGGGGCGTCGAGGACGGCGGCGTCGACACGATCGAGATCAACGCGGGCAGCTGAGCATGACCGGGGGCGGCGAGGCGCCGACGACGAAGGTCGTCCGGCTGCGGCATCCGTGGCGCGTCGTCGTCGCGGTGGTGCTCGTCGCGCTGGTGGCGGTCTTCGTCATCGACGCGGCGCAGCGACCGGCGTTCGACTGGCCGGCGGTCGGCAAGTACGTCTTCGATCAGCGCATCACGCAGGCGGCGGGGTTCACGCTGCTGCTGACGGTACTGGCGATGATCATCGGCATCGTGCTCGGCATCGTGCTCGCGGTGATGCGGCAGTCGCCGAATCCGGTGCTGAAGTCGGTCGCGTGGGTCTATCTGTGGGTCTTCCGCGGCACGCCCGTGTACGTCCAGCTGGTGTTCTGGGGCCTCGTCGCCACGATCTACACCTCGATCGATCTCGGCGTGCCCTTCATGGAGCCGTGGGTCTCGTTCCCCACGGAAGCGGTGCTGAACGCCTTCTGGCTCGCCGTCATCGGGCTCGCCCTCAACGAGTCCGCGTACATGGCCGAGATCGTCCGCGCCGGCCTGCTCTCGGTCGACCCCGGCCAGCACGAGGCGGCGACCGCGCTCGGCATGGGCTGGGGCAAGACGATGCGCCGCGTGGTGCTGCCGCAGGCGATGCGCGTCATCATCCCGCCGACCGGCAACGAGGTCATCTCGATGCTGAAGACGACGTCGCTGGTCTCGGGCGTGCCGTTCACGCTCGAGCTGTACATGCGGTCCCGCGACATCTCGGTCGAGATCTTCAACCCGGTGCCGCTGCTGATCGTCGCCTCGCTCTGGTACCTCGCCATCACCTCGGTGCTCATGGTCGGGCAGTACTTCCTCGAGAAGCGGTTCTCCCGCGGAGTGGGCGCCCGGCCGGACGGCGCGGGCGGACCGGGTGCCGGCGGAGCGGCGGCGACGGGTGCGACGGCCTCGATCGACGCCGACCCCATCGACCCCGACGCCGCGATCGGCAGCAAGCATGGAGGCGACGCCCGATGACCGACCACGCCACCGGCGCTGCGGCGCCGTCCACCCCCATGGTGCTCGCCGAGCACGTCTCCAAGCGCTTCGGCTCGAACGAGGTACTGAAGGACATCTCGCTCGAGGTGCGGCACGGCGAGGTGCTGTGCCTCGTCGGTCCCTCGGGGTCGGGCAAGTCGACCTTCCTCCGCTGCATCAACCACCTCGAGCGGGTCTCGAGCGGCCGGCTCTCGGTCGACGGCGCGCTCGTCGGCTACCGGGAGTCGGGCGACACGCTCTACGAGCTGCACCCGAAGGAGGTTGCGAGGCAGCGCCGGGACATCGGCATGGTGTTCCAGCGCTTCAACCTCTTCCCGCACATGACGGCGCTCGAGAACGTGGCGGAGGCCCCGGTGCAGGTGAAGGGCGTCTCGCGCGCCCAGGCACGGGCGCGCGCGCTCGAGCTCCTCGACCGGGTCGGGCTCGCCGACCGCGCCGACTACTATCCCGCGCACCTCTCGGGCGGGCAGCAGCAGCGCGTGGCGATCGCCCGCGCGCTCGCCATGGACCCGAAGCTCATGCTCTTCGACGAGCCGACCTCCGCGCTCGACCCCGAGCTCGTCGGCGAGGTGCTCGACGTCATGAAGCAGCTCGCCGCGAGCGGCATGACGATGATCGTCGTCACGCACGAGATGGGCTTCGCGCGCGAGGTGGCTGACACGCTCGTCTTCATGGACGGCGGGGTCGTGGTCGAGTCGGGCGATCCGCGCGAGGTGCTCGCGAATCCGAAGCACCAGCGGACCCAGGCGTTCCTGTCGAAGGTGCTGTGACGCCCGGGCGCTCGCCGGTTCAGCCGGCGAGCGCCTTGGCGATCCGTTGCGGGGAGACCGGCTCGGCCGCCCGCAGTTCCTGGGCGAACAGGCCGATGCGCAGCTCCTCGAGCATCCACCGGGCCCGGACGAGCCGGTCGTCCGCGTCGGGAGGGATCGGCACGGTGCCGCCCGCCTTCGTGTATGAGGAGAGCGCCCCCTCGAACTCGGTCATGAACCGGCGGTCCCGCCCGGGGTCGGCCTGCAGCTTCCGCACGCGCAGCGTGATGCCCTCGAGGTAGCGGGGGAGGTGACGGAGCCGCTCGAGGCCCGTCGCCGAGACGAAGCCCGACGGCACGAGCGCTTCGAGCTGGGCGCGCGCGTCCGCGAGGGGCGACATCAGCGCGAGGCTCGCGGCCCGGCCGATGGCCTGGTCGGCCTCTCGGGCTGCGCGCAGGATGCGGCTCACGAGCGACACGGTGTCGAACATGCGCTCCATCACGGTCGCCGAGATCGCGTCGCGGATCGCGTCGAACTCCCCTCGCGTCCAGACGAGGCCGTCGGGATGCCGGGCGCGCAGCTCGGCGTCGACGACGGCGAGAAGGCAGTCGTCGAGCAGCGCCCGCGGGCCGGGGTACGCGCTCTGCGCGAGCCGCAGCTTCTCGTCGTTCGACAGGTGATCCTGCACGTACGTCACGGGGGAGGGTGTGGCGAGTACGAGCAGCCGGCGGATGCCTCGCCGCGACGCGGCATCCCGCTCTTCGGCCGTCGCGGTGAGCCGCAGCGACACCGAGGCCCCGTCGTCGACGAGGGCGGGGTAGGCGCGGATCACGTTGCCGACCTGGCGCGTGTCGACGTGCTCGGGGAGGCGCTCCCACTCCCAGGCGGTGAGGCCCGAGCGCTCGGCGATCGCCGGTGCCGGCACGCCGGAGGCTGCGCCCGAGGCGGTGCCGGCGCGTGCGCCGGTCGGGGTGCCGTTCACCTGTCCGCCGCTGCCCGGGGCCCCGCCCGCCGCGGCTTCGGTCCGACGTCCGCGCCCGCCGTCCTCGCCCCGGAAGGTCGACGCCACCGCGCGGGCCGCCCGACCGGCGAGGCGTGTCTGCAGCGCGGCGAGATCCTTGTCGGCGCCGACGGTCCGGCCGCGCTCGTCGACCGCGCGGAAGGTGATGCGCAGATGCGGCGGGACCCGTTCGAAGTCGAAGTCCGACGGGTCGACGGGCGCGAAGGTGAGCCGGCGGATCGCCTGGGCCACGACGGAGGCGAAGTCGTCGCGCGGCTCCCCGGTCTCCGGTCCCGGCGGCAGCTCCGCGGAGATCTTCGCCGCCCACTCCGCGGCGGGCACGACCTGCCGGCGGAGCACCTTCGGCAGCGTGCGCAGCATCGCGGTGATGAGCTCGTCGCGGAGGCCGGGCACCTGCCAGTCGAATCCCGCCGGTTCGAGCCGCGGCAGCAGCACCAAGGGCACGATGACGCTCACGCCGTCGTCCTCGGTGCCCGGCTCGAAGCGATACGCGAGGCGCAGCGTCTGGTCGCCTTGCCGCCACTGTTCGGGGTAGCCGGCGTCCTCGGCGTCGGGTGCGGTGTCGACGAGATCGGCCGCGCGCATCGTGAGCAGCTGCGGCTCCCGGCGGAAGGCGCCCCGCCACCACGACTCGAAGGCGCGCGCGTCGGTCGCCTCGGCCGCGACGCGGGCGTCGTAGAACGCGAAGACCGCCTCGTCGCCCGCGAGGATGTCGCGGCGTCGGGTGCGCTCCTCGAGTTCGCCGAGCTCGCGCCGCAGTTCGCGGTTGGCCCGGACGAAGGCGAAGACGCGGCGGTCGAGCCGGCTGAAGTCCCAGTCCTCCTCGACGAGCGCATGCCGGACGAACAGCTCGCGGGCGAGCGCGGCGTCGATCCGCGAGAGCTGGATTCGCCGCTTCGGCACGATCGGCACTCCGAAGAGCGTCACCTTCTCGTCGGCGACGGCGGACCCCTGCTTGCGCTCCCACCTCGGCTCGCTCCACGTCCGCTTCACGAGCGGCCCGGCGAGCGGTTCGGCCCACGCCGGATCGATGGCGGCGTTCGTCCGCGCGAACAGGCGGCTGGTCTCGACGAGCTCGGCGCTCATGATCGCCGCCGGCGGCTTCTTCGCGAGCGCGGAGCCGGGGAACACCGCGAAGCGGGCGCCGCGTGCACCGAGGAACTCGGCCTGCTGGCGCCGGCCCTTCCGCTCGCCGTCGCGGCCGGCTCCCGCGCCCCCTCGGCCGCTCGACGTGCGTGCGTCGTCGCGCAGGCCGATGTGGGAGAGGAGACCGGCGAGCAGCGCCCGGTGGATGCCGTCGGGCTTCGGCGGCCCCGCCTCGCCGGCCACGTGCAGGCCGAGCGGCTTCGCGAGCCGGACGAGCTGCCGGTAGAGATCCTGCCACTCGCGCACGCGGAGGTAGTTCAGGTACTCGGCCTTGCAGAGGCGACGGAAGGCGCTGCCCGAGAGCTCCCGCTGCTGCTGCTCCAGGTGGTTCCAGAGGTTCAGCAGGGTGAGGAAGTCGCTGGTCGGGTCGACGAAGCGCGCGTGCGAGGCATCCGCCTGCTCCCGCCGCTCCAGCGGCCGTTCCCTCGGATCCTGGATGGTGAGCCCGGCGACGATCGCGAGGACCTCACGGGAGACCCCCTGCGCCTTGGACTCCAGCACCATCCGCGCGAAGCGCGGCTCGATCGGCAGGCGGGCGAGCTGGCGTCCGACGCGCGTCAGCCGCGGGCCGCGTCCCTCGTCGTCGGATGCCTCGAGCGCGCTCAGCTCGCGCAGCAGCTCGAGCCCGTCGCGGACACCGCGCGAATCGGGCGGCGTCAGGAACGGGAACTCCTCGATGCGGCCGAGGCCGAGCGAGGCCATCTGCAGGATCACCGACGCGAGGTTCGTGCGCAGGATCTCGGGGTCGGTGAACTCGGGGCGACGCTCGAAGTCGTCCTCGGCGTACAGCCGGATCGCGATGCCGTCGCTCGTGCGGCCCGAGCGGCCGGAGCGCTGGTTCGCCGAGGCCTGCGAGATCGGCTCGATCGGCAGGCGCTGCACCTTCGAGCGCACCGAGTACCGGCTGATGCGGGCCGTACCGGCATCGATGACGTAGCGGATGCCGGGCACGGTGAGGCTCGTCTCCGCGACGTTCGTCGCGAGGACGACGCGGCGGCGCAGGCCCGCCACCTTCGACGGCTCGAAGACGCGGTGCTGGTCGGCGGCCGACAGCCGCCCGTACAGGGGTAGCACCTCGGTCTCCCCGCCGCCTCGCCGCATCGCGTGGGCGCGCACCGCCTGCTCGGCGTCGCGGATCTCGCCCTCGCCCGAGAGGAAGACGAGCACGTCGCCGCGCGGCTCGCGATCCAGTTCGTCGAGCGCGTCGAGGATGCCCCGCTGCACATCGCGATCGGATGCCGCGGCCCCCTCGTCGTCCGCGTCATCCGAGCCCGCACCGGCGCCGGGCTCGCCGACGAGCGGCCGGTACCGGATCTCGACGGGGTAGGTGCGCCCGGACACCTCGATGACGGGCGCCGGCACGCCCGCGGCATCCGCGAAATGCCGCGCGAAGCTCGCGGGGTCGATGGTCGCGCTCGTGACGATCACCTTGAGATCGGGGCGCCGGGGGAGCAGCCGCTTCAAGTAGCCGAGCAGGAAGTCGATGTTGAGGCTGCGCTCGTGCGCCTCGTCGATGATGATCGTGTCGTACCGGCGGAGGTCCCGGTCTCGGTGGATCTCGTTCAGCAGGATGCCGTCGGTCATCACCTTGATCTGCGTGCCCTCGCTCACCCGGTCGGTGAACCGCACCTGATAGCCGACCAATCCGCCGAGCTCGACGCCG harbors:
- the hrpA gene encoding ATP-dependent RNA helicase HrpA encodes the protein MSATITYPPELPVSAQREEIARALREHQVVIVAGATGSGKTTQLPKICLELGRESIAHTQPRRIAARTIAERISEELGVELGGLVGYQVRFTDRVSEGTQIKVMTDGILLNEIHRDRDLRRYDTIIIDEAHERSLNIDFLLGYLKRLLPRRPDLKVIVTSATIDPASFARHFADAAGVPAPVIEVSGRTYPVEIRYRPLVGEPGAGAGSDDADDEGAAASDRDVQRGILDALDELDREPRGDVLVFLSGEGEIRDAEQAVRAHAMRRGGGETEVLPLYGRLSAADQHRVFEPSKVAGLRRRVVLATNVAETSLTVPGIRYVIDAGTARISRYSVRSKVQRLPIEPISQASANQRSGRSGRTSDGIAIRLYAEDDFERRPEFTDPEILRTNLASVILQMASLGLGRIEEFPFLTPPDSRGVRDGLELLRELSALEASDDEGRGPRLTRVGRQLARLPIEPRFARMVLESKAQGVSREVLAIVAGLTIQDPRERPLERREQADASHARFVDPTSDFLTLLNLWNHLEQQQRELSGSAFRRLCKAEYLNYLRVREWQDLYRQLVRLAKPLGLHVAGEAGPPKPDGIHRALLAGLLSHIGLRDDARTSSGRGGAGAGRDGERKGRRQQAEFLGARGARFAVFPGSALAKKPPAAIMSAELVETSRLFARTNAAIDPAWAEPLAGPLVKRTWSEPRWERKQGSAVADEKVTLFGVPIVPKRRIQLSRIDAALARELFVRHALVEEDWDFSRLDRRVFAFVRANRELRRELGELEERTRRRDILAGDEAVFAFYDARVAAEATDARAFESWWRGAFRREPQLLTMRAADLVDTAPDAEDAGYPEQWRQGDQTLRLAYRFEPGTEDDGVSVIVPLVLLPRLEPAGFDWQVPGLRDELITAMLRTLPKVLRRQVVPAAEWAAKISAELPPGPETGEPRDDFASVVAQAIRRLTFAPVDPSDFDFERVPPHLRITFRAVDERGRTVGADKDLAALQTRLAGRAARAVASTFRGEDGGRGRRTEAAAGGAPGSGGQVNGTPTGARAGTASGAASGVPAPAIAERSGLTAWEWERLPEHVDTRQVGNVIRAYPALVDDGASVSLRLTATAEERDAASRRGIRRLLVLATPSPVTYVQDHLSNDEKLRLAQSAYPGPRALLDDCLLAVVDAELRARHPDGLVWTRGEFDAIRDAISATVMERMFDTVSLVSRILRAAREADQAIGRAASLALMSPLADARAQLEALVPSGFVSATGLERLRHLPRYLEGITLRVRKLQADPGRDRRFMTEFEGALSSYTKAGGTVPIPPDADDRLVRARWMLEELRIGLFAQELRAAEPVSPQRIAKALAG